One Coffea arabica cultivar ET-39 chromosome 5e, Coffea Arabica ET-39 HiFi, whole genome shotgun sequence DNA segment encodes these proteins:
- the LOC113688998 gene encoding vacuolar cation/proton exchanger 3 isoform X1, which yields MADQNSSMSGVNSHLEMGSLEGRSVLELEDESLSSPRMISIKTSSLDAAPRRYFCDVEEISCRCILRRAFNSIRIVLLSDKLNILVLCGPLAILVDKLTSHHGWVFLLSLLGIIPLAERLGWATEQLAFFTGPTVGGLLNATFGNATELIISMYALRSGMIRVVQQSLLGSILSNMLLVLGCAFFGGGIVHSNKEQVFDKANAVMNSGLLLMAVMGLLFPAVLHFTRTELHFGKSELALSRFSSCVMLAAYGAYLFFQLTSQKNMYSPINEGESQDDSNSDDEEAPQISKWESISWLSILTVWISVLSEYLVNAIEGASVAMNIPVAFISVILLPIVGNAAEHAGAVMFAVKDKLDISLGVAIGSSTQISMFGIPFCVVVGWIMGRPMDLNFQLFETATLFMTVLVVAFMLQEGTSNYFKGLMLLLCYLIVAASFFVHIDPKSIQDKPKKT from the exons ATGGCTGATCAGAACTCATCTATGTCAGGGGTCAATTCCCACCTTGAG ATGGGATCTCTAGAGGGAAgatcggttcttgagcttgaggATGAGAGTCTCAGCAGCCCGAGGATGATTTCTATAAAGACATCTTCTCTTGATGCTGCTCCTCGCAGATATTTTTGTGATGTAGAAGAGATTAGTTGTAGATGTATACTTAGACGGGCATTCAACAGCATTAGAATTGTTCTCTTATCTGATAAGCTAAATATACTTGTCCTTTGTGGGCCTTTAGCAATACTGGTTGACAAATTGACAAGCCATCAT GGATGGGTATTCCTTTTGAGCTTACTAGGCATCATACCTCTGGCAGAGCGACTGGGTTGGGCAACAGA GCAGCTGGCTTTCTTCACCGGACCTACAG TGGGAGGTCTTCTAAATGCTACGTTTGGAAATGCAACGGAGCTAATAATATCAATGTATGCACTGAGAAGTGGCATGATACGCGTTGTTCAGCAGTCACTTTTGGGCTCAATTCTGTCAAATATGTTGCTTGTGCTCGGCTGTGCATTTTTTGGTGGTGGTATTGTTCATTCTAACAAGGAGCAAGTGTTTGACAAG GCAAATGCAGTGATGAATTCGGGGTTGCTCTTGATGGCAGTAATGGGCCTGTTGTTCCCAGCTGTCCTCCATTTCACACGAACTGAGTTACATTTTGGGAAGTCAGAGTTGGCCCTTTCAAGGTTTAGCAGCTGTGTTATGCTTGCTGCATATGGTGCTTATCTTTTTTTCCAGCTGACAAGCCAAAAGAACATGTATTCTCCAATTAATGAG GGAGAGAGTCAGGATGATAGCAATTCAGATGATGAAGAAGCCCCTCAGATTTCGAAATGGGAATCAATTAGCTGGCTATCAATTTTGACTGTATGGATATCAGTCCTATCCGAGTACCTAGTTAATGCAATAGAG GGCGCATCTGTTGCAATGAATATTCCGGTGGCCTTTATAAGTGTCATCCTGCTTCCCATTGTTGGTAATGCAGCAGAACATGCAGGAGCTGTAATGTTTGCAGTAAAAGACAAACTT GACATCTCACTAGGAGTAGCCATAGGCTCCTCGACACAGATTTCCATGTTTGGG ATCCCCTTCTGTGTAGTAGTTGGGTGGATAATGGGGCGTCCTATGGATCTGAACTTTCAGCTGTTTGAGACAGCCACACTCTTTATGACTGTGCTTGTAGTAGCCTTCATGCTGCAG GAGGGAACATCTAATTACTTTAAAGGGTTGATGCTCCTTCTCTGCTATCTGATAGTTGCTGCAAGTTTCTTTGTACATATAGACCCCAAATCCATAC AGGACAAACCCAAAAAGACATAA
- the LOC140004029 gene encoding uncharacterized protein isoform X2, whose amino-acid sequence MGWSEKDFCIKCDKGGKVLVCRDSRCPIVVHEKCLGFPAKFDEMGRFYCPYCVYRRAIEEAHQAREKALSKKKALSKFLDTKMTNAEWQTQKTEISKGKELSQLPGVDSTGSLNSGSRPDKINVHNHTARLVEDQNEGRFAPECSRLVLLSKETGESIRGDQNDVLCSNTGDIGGSSDCNCRIVVVGHRTESGPIVASGNECVSSDREETIKRFEMVEIGNKFQLHSQWQQDDFRGKVVEDQLDDKNLRESPAVENHGMENHLSPEAKRVGRDGDMLREYDGRLVGEEVEKEKVLESPAISPSHPALEMHLQEKRAGQTSDSICKDSNAASTGKASKQNDKRKEQNAEATCFRKLSQNSASHHRASLDQFEKIHACSKLRKLNKPAPQCSMILCPNARRKSLPWTDAEEEMLKEGVEKFSTDRNKNIPWRKILEFGRHVFDGSRTPVDLKDKWRNILAKVR is encoded by the exons ATGGGTTGGTCAGAAAAGGATTTCTGTATAAAATGTGATAAAGGAGGGAAGGTGTTGGTCTGCAGAGATAGTAGATGTCCCATTGTTGTTCATGAGAAGTGCCTTGGATTTCCAGCTAAATTTGATGAAATGGGCAGGTTTTATTGCCCATATTGCGTGTATAGGCGAGCCATTGAAGAAGCGCATCAAGCAAGGGAAAAGGCTTTGTCAAAAAAGAAAGCTTTATCAAAATTCTTGGACACAAAAATGACAAATGCGGAATGGCaaacacaaaaaactgaaaTATCAAAAGGGAAGGAGTTGAGTCAGTTACCAGGTGTAGATAGCACAGGTAGCTTGAATAGTGGGAGTAGACCAGACAAGATCAATGTCCATAATCATACTGCTCGACTTGTGGAAGATCAAAATGAAGGCAGATTTGCTCCTGAATGTAGCAGACTTGTTTTGCTATCTAAAGAAACTGGTGAATCTATTCGTGGTGATCAAAATGATGTTTTGTGCAGTAACACAGGTGATATTGGAGGATCAAGTGATTGCAATTGCCGCATTGTTGTGGTTGGGCATCGAACTGAGTCAGGACCTATAGTTGCCTCTGGTAATGAATGTGTATCTTCTGACAGAGAGGAGACAATAAAACGGTTTGAAATGGTGGAAATTGGGAATAAGTTTCAATTACATTCTCAATGGCAACAAGATGATTTCCGCGGTAAAGTTGTTGAAGATCAGCTAGATGACAAAAACTTGAGGGAGTCCCCTGCAGTAGAAAATCACGGAATGGAAAACCATCTCTCTCCTGAAGCCAAAAGGGTTGGCAGAGATGGAGATATGTTGCGCGAATATGATGGCAGACTTGTTGGTGAAGAAGTAGAGAAGGAAAAGGTGCTAGAAAGTCCTGCAATTTCACCCAGTCACCCTGCATTGGAGATGCATTTACAAGAGAAAAGAGCCGGTCAAACTAGTGATTCAATATGCAAAGACTCCAATGCTGCATCAACTGGCAAGGCTTCTaaacaaaatgataaaagaaaagaacaaaatgcaGAAGCTACTTGCTTCAGGAAATTGTCTCAAAATTCAGCTTCACATCATAGAGCTAGTTTAGATCAGTTTGAGAAGATTCATGCATGCAGCAAGTTGAGAAAACTTAACAAACCTGCACCTCAATG ctccATGATCTTGTGTCCCAATGCAAGGCGTAAAAGTTTACCATGGACAGATGCAGAGGAGGAGATGCTCAAG GAAGGAGTTGAAAAATTCTCAACCGACAGGAACAAGAATATACCTTGGAGGAAAATACTGGAATTTGGCCGGCATGTCTTTGATGGTAGTCGTACACCAGTTGATCTCAAGGATAAATGGAGGAACATATTGGCCAAAGTAAGATAA
- the LOC113688998 gene encoding vacuolar cation/proton exchanger 3 isoform X2 codes for MLTKMGSLEGRSVLELEDESLSSPRMISIKTSSLDAAPRRYFCDVEEISCRCILRRAFNSIRIVLLSDKLNILVLCGPLAILVDKLTSHHGWVFLLSLLGIIPLAERLGWATEQLAFFTGPTVGGLLNATFGNATELIISMYALRSGMIRVVQQSLLGSILSNMLLVLGCAFFGGGIVHSNKEQVFDKANAVMNSGLLLMAVMGLLFPAVLHFTRTELHFGKSELALSRFSSCVMLAAYGAYLFFQLTSQKNMYSPINEGESQDDSNSDDEEAPQISKWESISWLSILTVWISVLSEYLVNAIEGASVAMNIPVAFISVILLPIVGNAAEHAGAVMFAVKDKLDISLGVAIGSSTQISMFGIPFCVVVGWIMGRPMDLNFQLFETATLFMTVLVVAFMLQEGTSNYFKGLMLLLCYLIVAASFFVHIDPKSIQDKPKKT; via the exons ATGCTTACCAAA ATGGGATCTCTAGAGGGAAgatcggttcttgagcttgaggATGAGAGTCTCAGCAGCCCGAGGATGATTTCTATAAAGACATCTTCTCTTGATGCTGCTCCTCGCAGATATTTTTGTGATGTAGAAGAGATTAGTTGTAGATGTATACTTAGACGGGCATTCAACAGCATTAGAATTGTTCTCTTATCTGATAAGCTAAATATACTTGTCCTTTGTGGGCCTTTAGCAATACTGGTTGACAAATTGACAAGCCATCAT GGATGGGTATTCCTTTTGAGCTTACTAGGCATCATACCTCTGGCAGAGCGACTGGGTTGGGCAACAGA GCAGCTGGCTTTCTTCACCGGACCTACAG TGGGAGGTCTTCTAAATGCTACGTTTGGAAATGCAACGGAGCTAATAATATCAATGTATGCACTGAGAAGTGGCATGATACGCGTTGTTCAGCAGTCACTTTTGGGCTCAATTCTGTCAAATATGTTGCTTGTGCTCGGCTGTGCATTTTTTGGTGGTGGTATTGTTCATTCTAACAAGGAGCAAGTGTTTGACAAG GCAAATGCAGTGATGAATTCGGGGTTGCTCTTGATGGCAGTAATGGGCCTGTTGTTCCCAGCTGTCCTCCATTTCACACGAACTGAGTTACATTTTGGGAAGTCAGAGTTGGCCCTTTCAAGGTTTAGCAGCTGTGTTATGCTTGCTGCATATGGTGCTTATCTTTTTTTCCAGCTGACAAGCCAAAAGAACATGTATTCTCCAATTAATGAG GGAGAGAGTCAGGATGATAGCAATTCAGATGATGAAGAAGCCCCTCAGATTTCGAAATGGGAATCAATTAGCTGGCTATCAATTTTGACTGTATGGATATCAGTCCTATCCGAGTACCTAGTTAATGCAATAGAG GGCGCATCTGTTGCAATGAATATTCCGGTGGCCTTTATAAGTGTCATCCTGCTTCCCATTGTTGGTAATGCAGCAGAACATGCAGGAGCTGTAATGTTTGCAGTAAAAGACAAACTT GACATCTCACTAGGAGTAGCCATAGGCTCCTCGACACAGATTTCCATGTTTGGG ATCCCCTTCTGTGTAGTAGTTGGGTGGATAATGGGGCGTCCTATGGATCTGAACTTTCAGCTGTTTGAGACAGCCACACTCTTTATGACTGTGCTTGTAGTAGCCTTCATGCTGCAG GAGGGAACATCTAATTACTTTAAAGGGTTGATGCTCCTTCTCTGCTATCTGATAGTTGCTGCAAGTTTCTTTGTACATATAGACCCCAAATCCATAC AGGACAAACCCAAAAAGACATAA
- the LOC140004029 gene encoding uncharacterized protein isoform X1, whose protein sequence is MGWSEKDFCIKCDKGGKVLVCRDSRCPIVVHEKCLGFPAKFDEMGRFYCPYCVYRRAIEEAHQAREKALSKKKALSKFLDTKMTNAEWQTQKTEISKGKELSQLPGVDSTGSLNSGSRPDKINVHNHTARLVEDQNEGRFAPECSRLVLLSKETGESIRGDQNDVLCSNTGDIGGSSDCNCRIVVVGHRTESGPIVASGNECVSSDREETIKRFEMVEIGNKFQLHSQWQQDDFRGKVVEDQLDDKNLRESPAVENHGMENHLSPEAKRVGRDGDMLREYDGRLVGEEVEKEKVLESPAISPSHPALEMHLQEKRAGQTSDSICKDSNAASTGKASKQNDKRKEQNAEATCFRKLSQNSASHHRASLDQFEKIHACSKLRKLNKPAPQCSMILCPNARRKSLPWTDAEEEMLKEGVEKFSTDRNKNIPWRKILEFGRHVFDGSRTPVDLKDKWRNILAKVTSCILSMSEDMTLFAPKSINAAWRKLNLEAAEID, encoded by the exons ATGGGTTGGTCAGAAAAGGATTTCTGTATAAAATGTGATAAAGGAGGGAAGGTGTTGGTCTGCAGAGATAGTAGATGTCCCATTGTTGTTCATGAGAAGTGCCTTGGATTTCCAGCTAAATTTGATGAAATGGGCAGGTTTTATTGCCCATATTGCGTGTATAGGCGAGCCATTGAAGAAGCGCATCAAGCAAGGGAAAAGGCTTTGTCAAAAAAGAAAGCTTTATCAAAATTCTTGGACACAAAAATGACAAATGCGGAATGGCaaacacaaaaaactgaaaTATCAAAAGGGAAGGAGTTGAGTCAGTTACCAGGTGTAGATAGCACAGGTAGCTTGAATAGTGGGAGTAGACCAGACAAGATCAATGTCCATAATCATACTGCTCGACTTGTGGAAGATCAAAATGAAGGCAGATTTGCTCCTGAATGTAGCAGACTTGTTTTGCTATCTAAAGAAACTGGTGAATCTATTCGTGGTGATCAAAATGATGTTTTGTGCAGTAACACAGGTGATATTGGAGGATCAAGTGATTGCAATTGCCGCATTGTTGTGGTTGGGCATCGAACTGAGTCAGGACCTATAGTTGCCTCTGGTAATGAATGTGTATCTTCTGACAGAGAGGAGACAATAAAACGGTTTGAAATGGTGGAAATTGGGAATAAGTTTCAATTACATTCTCAATGGCAACAAGATGATTTCCGCGGTAAAGTTGTTGAAGATCAGCTAGATGACAAAAACTTGAGGGAGTCCCCTGCAGTAGAAAATCACGGAATGGAAAACCATCTCTCTCCTGAAGCCAAAAGGGTTGGCAGAGATGGAGATATGTTGCGCGAATATGATGGCAGACTTGTTGGTGAAGAAGTAGAGAAGGAAAAGGTGCTAGAAAGTCCTGCAATTTCACCCAGTCACCCTGCATTGGAGATGCATTTACAAGAGAAAAGAGCCGGTCAAACTAGTGATTCAATATGCAAAGACTCCAATGCTGCATCAACTGGCAAGGCTTCTaaacaaaatgataaaagaaaagaacaaaatgcaGAAGCTACTTGCTTCAGGAAATTGTCTCAAAATTCAGCTTCACATCATAGAGCTAGTTTAGATCAGTTTGAGAAGATTCATGCATGCAGCAAGTTGAGAAAACTTAACAAACCTGCACCTCAATG ctccATGATCTTGTGTCCCAATGCAAGGCGTAAAAGTTTACCATGGACAGATGCAGAGGAGGAGATGCTCAAG GAAGGAGTTGAAAAATTCTCAACCGACAGGAACAAGAATATACCTTGGAGGAAAATACTGGAATTTGGCCGGCATGTCTTTGATGGTAGTCGTACACCAGTTGATCTCAAGGATAAATGGAGGAACATATTGGCCAAA GTAACTTCATGCATCCTATCAATGTCAGAGGATATGACACTTTTTG CGCCAAAGTCAATAAATGCTGCATGGAGAAAACTGAATCTGGAGGCAGCTGAGATTGACTGA
- the LOC113688998 gene encoding vacuolar cation/proton exchanger 3 isoform X3 has protein sequence MADQNSSMSGVNSHLEMGSLEGRSVLELEDESLSSPRMISIKTSSLDAAPRRYFCDVEEISCRCILRRAFNSIRIVLLSDKLNILVLCGPLAILVDKLTSHHGWVFLLSLLGIIPLAERLGWATEQLAFFTGPTVGGLLNATFGNATELIISMYALRSGMIRVVQQSLLGSILSNMLLVLGCAFFGGGIVHSNKEQVFDKANAVMNSGLLLMAVMGLLFPAVLHFTRTELHFGKSELALSRFSSCVMLAAYGAYLFFQLTSQKNMYSPINEGESQDDSNSDDEEAPQISKWESISWLSILTGASVAMNIPVAFISVILLPIVGNAAEHAGAVMFAVKDKLDISLGVAIGSSTQISMFGIPFCVVVGWIMGRPMDLNFQLFETATLFMTVLVVAFMLQEGTSNYFKGLMLLLCYLIVAASFFVHIDPKSIQDKPKKT, from the exons ATGGCTGATCAGAACTCATCTATGTCAGGGGTCAATTCCCACCTTGAG ATGGGATCTCTAGAGGGAAgatcggttcttgagcttgaggATGAGAGTCTCAGCAGCCCGAGGATGATTTCTATAAAGACATCTTCTCTTGATGCTGCTCCTCGCAGATATTTTTGTGATGTAGAAGAGATTAGTTGTAGATGTATACTTAGACGGGCATTCAACAGCATTAGAATTGTTCTCTTATCTGATAAGCTAAATATACTTGTCCTTTGTGGGCCTTTAGCAATACTGGTTGACAAATTGACAAGCCATCAT GGATGGGTATTCCTTTTGAGCTTACTAGGCATCATACCTCTGGCAGAGCGACTGGGTTGGGCAACAGA GCAGCTGGCTTTCTTCACCGGACCTACAG TGGGAGGTCTTCTAAATGCTACGTTTGGAAATGCAACGGAGCTAATAATATCAATGTATGCACTGAGAAGTGGCATGATACGCGTTGTTCAGCAGTCACTTTTGGGCTCAATTCTGTCAAATATGTTGCTTGTGCTCGGCTGTGCATTTTTTGGTGGTGGTATTGTTCATTCTAACAAGGAGCAAGTGTTTGACAAG GCAAATGCAGTGATGAATTCGGGGTTGCTCTTGATGGCAGTAATGGGCCTGTTGTTCCCAGCTGTCCTCCATTTCACACGAACTGAGTTACATTTTGGGAAGTCAGAGTTGGCCCTTTCAAGGTTTAGCAGCTGTGTTATGCTTGCTGCATATGGTGCTTATCTTTTTTTCCAGCTGACAAGCCAAAAGAACATGTATTCTCCAATTAATGAG GGAGAGAGTCAGGATGATAGCAATTCAGATGATGAAGAAGCCCCTCAGATTTCGAAATGGGAATCAATTAGCTGGCTATCAATTTTGACT GGCGCATCTGTTGCAATGAATATTCCGGTGGCCTTTATAAGTGTCATCCTGCTTCCCATTGTTGGTAATGCAGCAGAACATGCAGGAGCTGTAATGTTTGCAGTAAAAGACAAACTT GACATCTCACTAGGAGTAGCCATAGGCTCCTCGACACAGATTTCCATGTTTGGG ATCCCCTTCTGTGTAGTAGTTGGGTGGATAATGGGGCGTCCTATGGATCTGAACTTTCAGCTGTTTGAGACAGCCACACTCTTTATGACTGTGCTTGTAGTAGCCTTCATGCTGCAG GAGGGAACATCTAATTACTTTAAAGGGTTGATGCTCCTTCTCTGCTATCTGATAGTTGCTGCAAGTTTCTTTGTACATATAGACCCCAAATCCATAC AGGACAAACCCAAAAAGACATAA